A section of the Burkholderiales bacterium genome encodes:
- the smpB gene encoding SsrA-binding protein SmpB has translation MSIVENRKAFHDYFIEERVEAGLALEGWEVKAIRAGRANLKEAYVVVKDGAVSLVGAHISPLAQASTHVHADPTRTRRLLMRRDEINRFIGRVERAGYTLVPIDLHYKRGMIKLEVGLAKGKKQHDKRDSIREREWGREQQRLLRERTRTGRTG, from the coding sequence ATGAGCATCGTCGAGAACCGGAAGGCGTTCCACGACTATTTTATCGAGGAACGCGTCGAGGCCGGGCTCGCGCTCGAAGGCTGGGAGGTGAAGGCCATCCGGGCCGGCCGCGCGAACCTGAAGGAGGCCTACGTCGTCGTCAAGGACGGCGCGGTGTCGCTCGTCGGTGCGCACATCTCGCCGCTCGCCCAGGCGTCGACGCACGTGCACGCGGATCCGACCCGCACGCGGCGGCTCCTGATGCGCCGCGACGAGATCAACCGGTTCATCGGCCGCGTCGAGCGCGCCGGCTACACGCTCGTCCCGATCGACCTGCACTACAAGCGCGGGATGATCAAGCTCGAGGTCGGCCTCGCGAAGGGCAAGAAACAGCACGACAAGCGCGACTCGATCCGCGAACGCGAATGGGGCCGCGAACAGCAGCGGTTGCTGCGGGAGCGGACGCGGACCGGGCGCACCGGTTGA
- a CDS encoding type II toxin-antitoxin system RatA family toxin — protein MKRICHSVLVPYSAQEMYALVDHIERYPEFLPWCAGAQVTAQADGAKRARLDIDYHGIRAHFTTSNVNSSGASIVVTLVDGPFRHLHGEWRFRALAEAASKVELELAYEFASGLLERAVGPVFDHIASTFVEAFVRRAGEAYGER, from the coding sequence ATGAAACGCATCTGCCACTCGGTGCTCGTCCCCTACTCGGCGCAGGAGATGTACGCGCTGGTCGACCACATCGAGCGCTATCCCGAGTTCCTGCCGTGGTGCGCGGGCGCCCAGGTGACGGCGCAGGCGGACGGCGCGAAGCGGGCGCGCCTCGACATCGACTACCACGGCATCCGGGCGCACTTCACGACGTCGAACGTCAACAGCAGCGGCGCGTCGATCGTGGTGACGCTCGTCGACGGGCCGTTCCGGCACCTGCACGGCGAGTGGCGCTTTCGTGCGTTGGCGGAGGCGGCGTCCAAGGTCGAACTCGAACTCGCCTACGAGTTCGCGAGCGGCCTCCTCGAACGCGCGGTCGGTCCGGTCTTCGACCACATCGCCTCGACCTTCGTCGAGGCCTTCGTGCGTCGCGCGGGCGAGGCGTACGGCGAGCGATGA
- a CDS encoding RnfH family protein, with protein MTSIRIAVAWASAAAQEVVDVTLPAGATVADAIAASDALVRAGVDAKIAGYAIFGQAARSDTPLRDGDRVEVTRPLVADPKALRRSRARDRPLAPARPRRLVGNRS; from the coding sequence ATGACGTCGATCCGGATCGCGGTGGCCTGGGCGTCCGCGGCGGCGCAGGAAGTCGTCGACGTGACGCTGCCCGCGGGCGCCACGGTGGCCGACGCGATCGCCGCGAGCGACGCGCTCGTCCGCGCCGGCGTCGACGCGAAGATCGCCGGCTATGCGATCTTCGGCCAGGCCGCGCGGTCAGACACGCCGCTCCGCGATGGCGATCGGGTCGAGGTCACCCGCCCGCTCGTCGCCGATCCGAAGGCCCTGAGGCGCTCCCGCGCGAGGGACCGCCCGCTTGCGCCCGCGCGCCCGCGTCGGCTCGTTGGCAACCGTTCCTGA
- a CDS encoding C40 family peptidase — protein MRGPMARISALPVLALAAVLTAAPVRADVATADGAAPALSPVETVWRGTQDLAIYALGLLGVRYRYGGESPERGLDCSGLVRYVFGQVTGVTLPRTSRELAKVGAPVMRDDLQVGDLVFFDTRRFAFSHVGIYLGDDRFIHAPSRGSEVQISELDNRYWRRHFNGARRLIGVLPGLIPEAAAGVPVAAPAAALER, from the coding sequence ATGCGCGGCCCGATGGCCCGCATCTCCGCCCTGCCCGTCCTCGCCCTCGCCGCCGTGCTCACGGCCGCGCCCGTGCGCGCCGACGTCGCGACCGCGGACGGGGCCGCACCCGCGCTCTCTCCGGTGGAAACCGTCTGGCGCGGCACCCAGGACCTCGCGATCTACGCGTTGGGACTCCTCGGCGTCCGCTACCGCTACGGTGGGGAATCGCCCGAGCGCGGCCTCGACTGCAGCGGGCTCGTGCGCTACGTGTTCGGGCAGGTCACCGGCGTCACGCTGCCGCGCACGTCGCGCGAACTCGCGAAGGTGGGCGCGCCGGTCATGCGCGACGACCTGCAGGTGGGCGACCTCGTGTTCTTCGACACCCGCCGGTTCGCGTTCTCGCACGTCGGCATCTACCTCGGCGACGACCGGTTCATCCATGCGCCGTCGCGCGGCAGCGAAGTCCAGATCTCCGAACTCGACAACCGCTACTGGCGCCGGCATTTCAACGGCGCCCGCCGGCTGATCGGCGTCCTGCCGGGCCTCATTCCGGAGGCTGCGGCGGGGGTGCCCGTCGCCGCGCCTGCCGCGGCGCTCGAACGCTAG
- a CDS encoding ankyrin repeat domain-containing protein has protein sequence MSFDLRRISAVLPAVLALMLAFAPPASAQQLLEDLSIAAANDRGDQVKAILARGVDPNSVDANGDPVIVAAARAGSASVVEVLLAAKADVDKRNRYGDTALMLAVLNGHAGIAKALRQKGAEVNMRGWTPLIYAATGGHDDLVRWLLGEGADINAAAPNGTTALMMAVRENRYSTALLLISRGADVNRRNENGASALDWAKRGNDEQLVERLKRAGARD, from the coding sequence ATGTCCTTTGACCTACGACGCATCTCCGCCGTCCTGCCTGCCGTGCTGGCGCTCATGCTCGCGTTCGCGCCTCCGGCGTCGGCCCAGCAACTCCTCGAGGACCTCTCCATCGCCGCGGCGAACGACCGTGGCGACCAGGTGAAGGCGATCCTCGCGCGCGGCGTCGATCCGAACAGCGTCGACGCGAACGGCGACCCGGTGATCGTCGCGGCCGCGCGTGCGGGCAGCGCTTCGGTGGTCGAGGTGCTGCTCGCGGCGAAGGCCGACGTCGACAAGCGCAACCGCTATGGCGACACCGCGCTCATGCTCGCGGTGCTGAACGGCCATGCCGGCATCGCCAAGGCGCTGCGCCAGAAGGGCGCCGAGGTGAACATGAGGGGCTGGACGCCGCTCATCTACGCGGCGACCGGCGGCCACGACGACCTCGTCCGCTGGCTGCTGGGCGAAGGCGCCGACATCAACGCCGCGGCGCCGAACGGCACGACCGCGCTGATGATGGCGGTGCGCGAGAACCGCTACTCGACCGCTCTGCTCCTGATCTCGCGCGGCGCCGACGTCAACCGCCGCAACGAGAACGGCGCCTCGGCGCTCGACTGGGCGAAGCGCGGCAACGACGAGCAGCTGGTCGAGCGGCTGAAACGCGCGGGCGCGCGCGACTAG
- a CDS encoding TatD family hydrolase — MFVDSHCHLDFPELAGDLPAKLRAMREARVTHALCISVDLPDWPRVHALAAEHANLYATVGTHPDYPDTVEPDVATLVERASRAKVVAIGETGLDYYRLSGNLEWQRSRFRTHIRAARESGKPLVIHTRSAADDTLAIMREERAHEVGGVMHCFTESWEVASAALDLGFHISFSGIVSFRNARDLHEVAKRVPLERMLVETDSPYLAPVPHRGRTNEPAWVVHVAEAIARLREADVAAIANATSANFFRLFRIDPHVL, encoded by the coding sequence GTGTTCGTCGATTCGCACTGCCACCTCGACTTTCCCGAACTCGCGGGCGACCTGCCCGCGAAGCTTCGGGCCATGCGCGAAGCGCGGGTGACGCATGCGCTGTGCATCTCGGTCGACCTGCCCGACTGGCCGCGGGTGCATGCGCTCGCCGCGGAGCATGCGAACCTGTACGCGACCGTCGGCACGCATCCCGACTATCCGGACACGGTCGAGCCCGACGTGGCGACGCTCGTCGAACGGGCGTCGCGCGCGAAGGTCGTCGCGATCGGCGAGACGGGACTCGACTATTACCGGCTCAGCGGGAATCTCGAGTGGCAGCGTTCGCGCTTCCGCACCCACATCCGCGCGGCGCGCGAGTCAGGCAAGCCGCTGGTGATCCACACGCGGAGCGCCGCGGACGACACGCTCGCGATCATGCGCGAGGAGCGCGCGCACGAGGTCGGCGGCGTCATGCACTGCTTCACCGAGTCGTGGGAGGTGGCCTCCGCCGCGCTCGATCTCGGATTCCACATTTCGTTCTCGGGCATCGTGTCGTTCCGGAACGCGCGCGACCTCCACGAGGTCGCGAAACGCGTGCCGCTGGAACGGATGCTGGTCGAGACCGACAGTCCCTACCTCGCGCCGGTGCCTCATCGGGGCAGGACGAACGAGCCCGCGTGGGTGGTGCACGTCGCCGAGGCGATCGCGCGACTGCGCGAGGCCGACGTGGCCGCGATCGCGAACGCGACCTCCGCCAATTTCTTCCGACTGTTCAGGATCGACCCCCATGTCCTTTGA
- a CDS encoding PilZ domain-containing protein, with translation MADPKHAAAQAGAARPGVLSLNIREKAALYAAYMPFLKGGGIFIPTSRSYALGEEVFMLLSLMDDPNRIAVQGKVVWITPEGVQGSRTQGIGVQFTLDETGAAARAAIEKILGETLASSRPTHTL, from the coding sequence ATGGCCGATCCCAAGCATGCCGCCGCACAGGCGGGCGCCGCGCGCCCCGGCGTGCTGTCGCTCAACATCCGCGAGAAGGCGGCGCTCTACGCCGCCTACATGCCGTTCCTCAAGGGGGGCGGCATCTTCATTCCCACCTCCCGTTCCTATGCGCTCGGCGAGGAAGTGTTCATGCTTCTGTCGCTGATGGACGATCCCAACCGCATCGCGGTGCAGGGCAAGGTCGTGTGGATCACGCCGGAGGGGGTGCAGGGCAGCCGGACCCAGGGCATCGGCGTCCAGTTCACGCTCGACGAGACCGGCGCCGCCGCCCGCGCCGCGATCGAGAAGATCCTGGGCGAGACCCTCGCGTCCTCGCGACCGACCCATACGTTGTAG
- the holB gene encoding DNA polymerase III subunit delta', translated as MSDDAPASSSPEPWPAPLPWQRDWLVERLRARDRMHHAHLVTGPAGLGKKTLALHLAQALLCESPRAEGLACGTCAGCGYVSARTHPDLRVLDLWDYDEKGETWEPVAEIVVDRVRAVIDMTQTSAHRAGRRVAVVAPAERMTAEASNALLKTLEEPPAGALLVLTSDQPGRLLPTVASRCLRVAAPRPSVEDSAAWLAERGVVGAEALLAEAGGAPLAALALAESGSRDERDAWYDALSEPRRLAPIALGARIDAGGKDERKARLAAALDAIVAWTADLARVAAGGAPLRLPGRAGALASLAPRVARIDLCRYHRAVLTERARIAHPLQPRLVAEALVSDYRTLFA; from the coding sequence GTGAGCGACGACGCGCCCGCCTCGTCGTCGCCGGAGCCCTGGCCCGCGCCGCTCCCGTGGCAGCGCGACTGGCTGGTCGAGCGTTTGCGCGCGCGCGATCGGATGCACCACGCGCATCTCGTCACCGGGCCCGCGGGCCTCGGCAAGAAGACGCTCGCGCTGCACCTCGCGCAGGCGCTCTTGTGCGAGTCGCCGCGCGCCGAGGGTCTCGCCTGCGGAACCTGCGCCGGATGCGGCTACGTGTCGGCGCGCACGCACCCTGACCTCCGCGTGCTCGACCTGTGGGACTACGACGAGAAGGGCGAGACCTGGGAACCGGTCGCCGAAATCGTCGTCGACCGCGTGCGCGCGGTGATCGACATGACGCAGACGAGCGCGCACCGCGCCGGGCGCCGCGTCGCGGTCGTCGCGCCCGCGGAACGCATGACCGCCGAGGCCTCCAACGCGCTCTTGAAGACGCTGGAGGAGCCGCCGGCCGGCGCGCTGCTCGTGCTCACGTCGGACCAGCCCGGCCGGCTGCTGCCGACGGTCGCGAGCCGCTGCCTGCGCGTCGCGGCGCCGCGGCCGTCGGTCGAGGATTCGGCGGCCTGGCTCGCGGAACGAGGGGTCGTCGGCGCCGAAGCGCTGCTCGCCGAGGCGGGCGGCGCGCCGCTCGCGGCGCTGGCGCTCGCGGAGTCCGGCAGTCGGGACGAACGCGACGCCTGGTACGACGCGCTCTCCGAACCGCGCCGCCTTGCGCCGATCGCGCTCGGCGCACGGATCGACGCGGGCGGCAAGGACGAGCGCAAAGCGCGGCTCGCAGCGGCGCTGGATGCGATCGTCGCCTGGACCGCGGACCTCGCGCGCGTGGCGGCGGGCGGGGCGCCATTGCGCCTGCCCGGGCGGGCTGGCGCGCTCGCCTCGCTCGCGCCGCGGGTGGCGAGGATCGACCTTTGCCGCTATCATCGCGCGGTCCTGACGGAGCGCGCCCGGATCGCCCATCCGCTGCAGCCGCGGCTCGTCGCCGAAGCGCTCGTCTCCGACTACCGAACGCTCTTCGCCTGA
- a CDS encoding dTMP kinase, giving the protein MTHAARGRFVTLEGIDGAGKSTHVDFLAERMRARGHAVVATREPGGTPAGEALRELLLHEPMDHDAETLLMFAARAEHLRRVIGPALARGDWVLCDRFTDATWAYQGGGHGVDGERIAWLEAWVHGDCRPDVTILFDVPSAVSRERLERARAQGRDLDKFEREGDGFPERVRATYLARARAEPARFRIIDSTRPQEAVRAELARIVLAL; this is encoded by the coding sequence ATGACGCACGCGGCGCGCGGCCGTTTCGTCACGCTCGAAGGCATCGACGGCGCCGGCAAGAGCACGCACGTCGACTTCCTCGCCGAGCGGATGCGCGCGCGCGGGCACGCGGTCGTCGCGACGCGCGAGCCGGGCGGCACGCCCGCGGGCGAGGCGCTGCGCGAACTCCTCCTGCACGAGCCGATGGACCACGACGCCGAGACGCTCCTCATGTTCGCCGCGCGCGCCGAGCACCTCCGCCGCGTGATCGGTCCCGCGCTCGCGCGCGGCGACTGGGTGCTGTGCGACCGTTTCACCGACGCGACCTGGGCCTACCAGGGCGGCGGCCATGGCGTCGACGGCGAGCGCATCGCCTGGCTCGAAGCGTGGGTGCATGGCGACTGCCGGCCGGACGTCACGATCCTGTTCGACGTGCCGAGCGCGGTGTCGCGCGAACGGCTCGAGCGCGCGCGCGCGCAGGGGCGCGACCTCGACAAGTTCGAGCGCGAGGGCGACGGCTTTCCCGAGCGGGTCCGCGCGACCTACCTCGCGCGCGCGCGGGCCGAACCGGCGCGCTTCCGCATCATCGACTCGACCCGGCCGCAGGAGGCGGTGCGCGCGGAACTCGCGCGCATCGTGCTGGCGCTGTGA
- the mltG gene encoding endolytic transglycosylase MltG encodes MPGFSVLRFVARTLVSLAVVFGLVAAFLVWWVGRALPLPATPYTLEVRPGATVASIGRRLADDGVLVHPAFLTLLARAKGVDRSVKAGQYAFDGTVDLHALLAKLTQGDVTQTSITFVEGSTARDLLKRVAAEPSLAHALADRTTDEIAATLGIDAPSLEGQFFPDTYFYASGSGDRALLARAHGQLRARLEAAWARRQPGLPLASPYEALILASIVEKETGRPADRPAIASVLVNRLKRGMRLQADPTVIYGMGDAFDGNLRKRDLEADTPWNTYTRDGLPPTPIALPSQASLDAVVDPPATPYLYFVARGDGSSEFSATLAEHNRAVAKYQKR; translated from the coding sequence ATGCCCGGCTTCTCCGTCCTGCGCTTCGTCGCGCGAACGCTCGTCTCGCTCGCGGTCGTCTTCGGCCTCGTGGCGGCGTTCCTGGTGTGGTGGGTCGGGCGAGCGCTGCCGTTGCCCGCCACGCCCTACACGCTCGAGGTGCGGCCGGGCGCGACGGTGGCCTCGATCGGGCGCAGGCTCGCCGACGACGGCGTGCTCGTGCACCCGGCGTTCCTCACGCTCCTCGCGCGCGCGAAGGGCGTCGACCGTTCGGTCAAGGCGGGGCAGTACGCGTTCGACGGGACGGTCGACCTCCACGCGCTGCTCGCGAAGCTGACGCAGGGCGACGTCACGCAGACGTCGATCACCTTCGTCGAGGGCTCGACCGCGCGAGACCTCCTGAAGCGCGTCGCGGCGGAGCCCTCGCTCGCGCACGCGCTCGCCGATCGCACGACCGACGAGATCGCGGCGACGCTCGGCATCGACGCGCCGTCGCTCGAAGGACAGTTCTTCCCGGACACCTATTTCTACGCCAGCGGCAGCGGAGACCGTGCGCTGCTCGCGCGCGCGCATGGTCAGTTGCGCGCGCGCCTCGAAGCCGCGTGGGCGCGGCGCCAGCCCGGACTGCCGCTCGCGTCACCCTACGAAGCCCTGATCCTCGCCTCGATCGTCGAGAAGGAGACCGGCCGGCCGGCCGACCGTCCGGCGATCGCCTCGGTCCTCGTCAATCGCCTGAAGCGCGGCATGCGCCTGCAGGCGGATCCGACCGTGATCTACGGCATGGGCGACGCGTTCGACGGCAACCTCCGGAAGCGCGACCTCGAGGCCGACACGCCGTGGAACACCTACACGCGCGACGGCCTGCCGCCGACGCCGATCGCGCTGCCGTCGCAGGCCTCGCTCGACGCGGTCGTCGATCCGCCCGCGACGCCCTACCTGTACTTCGTGGCGCGCGGCGACGGCAGCAGCGAATTCTCGGCGACGCTCGCGGAGCACAATCGCGCGGTGGCAAAATACCAGAAGCGATGA
- the gspG gene encoding type II secretion system major pseudopilin GspG, translating into MPHSPARRARGFTLIEIMVVIVILGVLAALVVPRVLDRPEEARRVAAKSDIAAIVGALKLYRLDNTRYPTGEQGLVALVTRPDQPPVPGNWKPGGYLEKLPKDPWGRAYRYLNPGLKGEIDVYSTGADGEPGGTGPDADIGSWDD; encoded by the coding sequence ATGCCGCACTCCCCCGCACGCCGTGCCCGCGGCTTCACGCTGATCGAGATCATGGTCGTGATCGTGATCCTGGGCGTGCTCGCGGCGCTCGTCGTGCCTCGGGTGCTCGACCGTCCCGAAGAGGCGCGGCGCGTCGCGGCGAAGTCGGACATCGCCGCGATCGTCGGCGCGCTCAAGCTCTACCGCCTCGACAACACGCGCTACCCGACCGGCGAGCAGGGCCTCGTCGCGCTCGTGACCCGTCCCGACCAACCGCCGGTGCCGGGCAACTGGAAACCCGGCGGCTACCTCGAGAAGCTGCCGAAGGACCCGTGGGGCCGCGCGTACAGATACCTCAATCCCGGCCTCAAGGGCGAGATCGACGTCTACAGCACCGGAGCCGACGGCGAGCCGGGCGGCACCGGGCCGGACGCCGACATCGGGTCGTGGGACGACTGA
- a CDS encoding prepilin-type N-terminal cleavage/methylation domain-containing protein, translating into MGRLTTGVFARSRRPGAGFTLVEILIALAIVAIASSAAWLAWRSGDDASLRREADRFAGAIEYAAERAQWRHEDLGVSTTPQGWRFWRRDNDRGEWLPVAGDDVLAARDLPEGTTIVASSVAGRPIAPGAPVPLRASGRNDPSSFVFASGDLRVRVDTDPLNRVAVTKEAQ; encoded by the coding sequence GTGGGACGACTGACCACAGGCGTCTTTGCACGATCCCGCCGGCCGGGGGCCGGGTTCACGCTGGTCGAAATCCTGATCGCGCTCGCGATCGTCGCGATCGCGTCGTCCGCGGCCTGGCTCGCGTGGCGCTCCGGCGACGATGCGTCGCTGCGTCGCGAGGCCGATCGCTTCGCCGGCGCGATCGAGTACGCGGCCGAACGCGCGCAGTGGCGGCACGAGGACCTCGGCGTCAGCACCACGCCGCAGGGGTGGCGCTTCTGGCGCCGCGACAACGATCGGGGCGAGTGGCTGCCGGTCGCCGGCGACGACGTCCTGGCCGCGCGCGACCTTCCCGAGGGCACGACGATCGTCGCCTCGTCGGTCGCGGGACGGCCGATCGCGCCGGGTGCGCCGGTTCCGCTCCGCGCGAGCGGCCGAAACGATCCGTCGAGCTTCGTGTTCGCGTCGGGAGACCTGCGCGTGCGCGTCGACACCGACCCGCTGAACCGCGTCGCCGTGACGAAGGAGGCGCAGTGA
- the gspI gene encoding type II secretion system minor pseudopilin GspI produces the protein MTRRTPRGFTLVEILVALAVVAVALAAGMRALAQSADGAGTLKARTLAMWVAQNRLAAAHLAEALPSTGERSGAAVQANQAFVWREKVGGTPNPAFRRIDIEVAASDEPAYVLARLTGYIAGTPPP, from the coding sequence GTGACGCGCCGCACGCCGCGCGGCTTCACGCTGGTGGAGATCCTCGTCGCGCTCGCGGTCGTCGCGGTCGCGCTCGCCGCCGGCATGCGCGCGCTCGCGCAATCGGCCGACGGCGCCGGAACGCTCAAGGCGCGCACGCTCGCGATGTGGGTCGCGCAGAATCGGTTGGCGGCGGCGCACCTCGCCGAAGCGCTGCCCTCGACCGGGGAGCGGAGCGGCGCGGCGGTCCAGGCGAACCAGGCGTTCGTCTGGCGCGAGAAGGTGGGCGGCACCCCGAACCCGGCCTTCCGGCGCATCGACATCGAGGTCGCCGCGTCCGACGAGCCCGCCTACGTGCTCGCGCGCCTGACCGGCTACATCGCGGGCACGCCGCCGCCGTGA
- the gspJ gene encoding type II secretion system minor pseudopilin GspJ has translation MSPRRDRRQGARGFTLVEILVALAVLAVLATFAWRATASLVDGEARLTGEAKRWQALDALFARIEGDVAAALPRAVRVPGGRESAWQGTVDANGQSTFAFTRAGSDPGAEGTRIAYRLAGDTVEIAYWPRLDRAASARPARYALVGGISRFEARYADDDGEWTDRWSPPRRNELPAAVAITLTLAEGGRIERVMVLR, from the coding sequence GTGAGCCCGCGTCGCGACCGACGCCAAGGCGCGCGCGGCTTCACGCTGGTGGAGATCCTCGTCGCGCTCGCGGTGCTCGCAGTGCTCGCGACCTTCGCGTGGCGCGCCACCGCGTCGCTCGTCGACGGCGAAGCGCGGCTCACCGGCGAGGCGAAGCGCTGGCAGGCGCTCGACGCGCTGTTCGCCCGCATCGAGGGCGACGTGGCCGCCGCGCTGCCGCGCGCGGTGCGCGTGCCGGGCGGCCGCGAGAGTGCGTGGCAGGGCACGGTCGATGCGAACGGGCAGTCGACGTTCGCGTTCACGCGCGCGGGCAGCGACCCGGGCGCGGAAGGCACGAGGATCGCCTATCGCCTGGCCGGCGACACCGTCGAGATCGCGTACTGGCCGCGCCTCGACCGTGCCGCGAGCGCCAGGCCCGCGCGCTACGCGCTCGTCGGCGGCATCTCGCGCTTCGAGGCGCGCTACGCCGACGACGACGGCGAGTGGACCGACCGCTGGTCGCCGCCGCGCCGAAACGAACTGCCCGCGGCCGTCGCGATCACGCTGACGCTCGCCGAAGGCGGACGCATCGAGCGCGTGATGGTGCTGCGATGA
- the gspK gene encoding type II secretion system minor pseudopilin GspK yields MTPGRQRGAALVVAMLVAAIAAAVATTLVVDGSRWQAVVEGRRDHARAASLASAGVQWARQALADDAAQGTIDHLDEPWAIPLPATPVEGGSVEGRIEDAQARLNLNAAAGEDASSARARERLAALFARRGVDPGLVDALADWIDADGTVREHGAEDDAYGRDDGVAANAPLARADELAAVRGFTPAVVARVAGAVVALPAESTLNVNTAPADVLAAILPALDAEALASVVAMRRAKPFASVDDFRARVAREFPAPDTTGLGVASRYFLVSVRARQGEAVVLARALVVRDGRAMPRVAWQVLD; encoded by the coding sequence ATGACGCCGGGCCGACAGCGAGGCGCGGCGCTCGTGGTCGCGATGCTCGTCGCGGCGATCGCCGCGGCCGTCGCGACGACGCTCGTCGTCGACGGTTCGCGCTGGCAGGCCGTCGTCGAAGGACGCCGCGACCACGCACGCGCGGCCTCGCTCGCGTCGGCCGGCGTCCAGTGGGCGCGGCAGGCGCTCGCCGACGACGCGGCGCAGGGCACGATCGACCACCTGGACGAGCCCTGGGCGATTCCGCTGCCGGCCACGCCGGTCGAAGGCGGCAGCGTCGAAGGCCGGATCGAGGACGCGCAAGCGCGCCTCAACCTCAACGCGGCCGCCGGCGAGGACGCGTCATCCGCACGCGCCCGCGAACGCCTCGCGGCCCTCTTCGCGCGCCGCGGCGTCGACCCGGGACTCGTCGATGCGCTCGCCGACTGGATCGACGCCGACGGCACGGTGCGCGAGCACGGCGCCGAGGACGACGCGTACGGACGGGACGACGGCGTCGCCGCCAATGCGCCGCTCGCGCGCGCCGACGAACTCGCGGCCGTGCGCGGATTCACGCCGGCGGTCGTCGCCCGCGTGGCCGGAGCCGTGGTCGCGCTTCCCGCCGAGTCGACGCTCAACGTCAATACCGCGCCCGCCGACGTGCTGGCCGCGATCCTGCCCGCGCTCGACGCCGAAGCCCTCGCGTCGGTCGTCGCGATGCGCCGGGCGAAGCCGTTCGCTTCCGTCGACGACTTCCGCGCGCGCGTCGCGCGCGAGTTTCCGGCGCCGGACACGACCGGCCTCGGTGTCGCGAGCCGGTACTTCCTCGTGTCCGTCCGCGCGCGACAGGGCGAAGCGGTGGTGCTCGCCCGGGCGCTCGTGGTGCGCGACGGTCGCGCCATGCCGCGGGTCGCATGGCAGGTTCTCGACTGA